Proteins encoded together in one Pongo abelii isolate AG06213 chromosome 8, NHGRI_mPonAbe1-v2.0_pri, whole genome shotgun sequence window:
- the CALHM1 gene encoding calcium homeostasis modulator protein 1 gives MDKFRMIFQFLQSNQESFMNGICGIMALASAQMYSAFDFNCPCLPGYNAAYSAGILLAPPLVLFLLGLVVNNNVSMLAEEWKRPPGRRAKDPAVLRYMFCSMAQRALIAPVVWVAVTLLDGKCFLCAFCTAVPVSALGNGSLAPGLTAPELARLLARVPCPEIYDGDWLLAREVAVRYLRCISQALGWSFVLLTTLLAFVVRSVRPCFTQAAFLKSKYWSHYIDIERKLFDETCTEHAKAFAKVCIQQFFEAMNHDLELGHTHGTLATAPASEAAPTTPDGAEEEREKLRGITDQGTMNRLLTSWHKCKPPLRLGQEEPPLMGNGWAGGGPRPPRKEVATYFSKV, from the exons ATGGACAAGTTCCGGATGATCTTCCAGTTCCTGCAGTCCAACCAGGAGTCCTTCATGAACGGCATCTGTGGCATCATGGCCCTGGCCAGTGCCCAGATGTACTCGGCCTTCGACTTCAACTGCCCCTGCCTGCCGGGCTACAATGCAGCCTACAGTGCGGGCATCCTGTTGGCGCCACCCCTGGTGCTCTTTCTGCTTGGCCTGGTCGTGAACAACAACGTGTCCATGCTGGCCGAAGAGTGGAAGCGGCCGCCGGGCCGCCGGGCCAAGGACCCCGCTGTGTTGCGCTACATGTTCTGCTCCATGGCCCAGCGCGCCCTCATCGCGCCCGTCGTCTGGGTGGCCGTCACACTACTCGACGGCAAATGCTTCCTCTGTGCCTTCTGCACTGCCGTGCCTGTGAGCGCACTGGGCAACGGCAGCCTGGCACCCGGCCTTACTGCTCCCGAGCTTGCCCGCCTGCTGGCCCGGGTGCCCTGCCCTGAGATCTACGATGGCGACTGGCTGCTGGCCCGAGAGGTGGCCGTGCGCTACCTCCGCTGCATCTCCCAG GCGCTGGGCTGGTCGTTCGTGCTGCTGACCACGCTGCTGGCATTCGTGGTGCGCTCTGTGCGGCCCTGCTTCACACAGGCCGCCTTCCTCAAGAGCAAATACTGGTCCCACTATATCGACATCGAGCGCAAGCTCTTCGACGAGACGTGCACAGAGCACGCCAAGGCCTTCGCCAAGGTCTGCATCCAGCAGTTCTTCGAGGCCATGAACCATGACCTGGAGCTGGGTCACACCCACGGGACACTGGCCACGGCACCTGCTTCCGAAGCTGCCCCCACGACCCCCGATGGTgcagaggaggaaagggagaagcTGCGTGGCATCACGGATCAAGGCACCATGAACAGGCTGCTCACAAGCTGGCACAAATGCAAACCACCTCTGCGGCTGGGCCAGGAGGAGCCGCCGCTGATGGGCAACGGCTGGGCTGGGGGTGGACCCCGGCCTCCGCGTAAGGAGGTGGCCACCTACTTCAGCAAAGTGTGA